In Hoeflea ulvae, one genomic interval encodes:
- a CDS encoding Lrp/AsnC family transcriptional regulator: MNQLDALDIEILKVLQTQGRISNAALAERVGLSASACSRRLDILEKSGVIKGYHARLSHKALDYRMIAIVHISLSGQFAKTLAEFESAVKLCPNVLVCYLMSGEYDYILRVAARDLEDYERIHRDWLSALPHVVKINSSFALREIIDRPNVGLN, encoded by the coding sequence ATGAACCAGCTCGACGCACTCGATATCGAGATTCTGAAGGTGTTACAAACACAGGGCCGGATCTCCAACGCGGCGCTGGCCGAGCGGGTCGGCCTGTCAGCATCGGCCTGTTCGCGTCGGCTCGACATCCTGGAAAAATCCGGCGTCATCAAGGGCTATCACGCGCGGCTGTCGCACAAGGCGCTCGACTACCGGATGATCGCCATCGTCCATATCTCGCTCTCGGGTCAGTTCGCCAAGACGCTGGCGGAATTCGAATCCGCAGTCAAACTCTGCCCCAATGTGCTGGTCTGCTATCTGATGAGCGGCGAATATGATTACATCCTGCGGGTGGCCGCGCGGGATCTCGAGGACTATGAGCGCATCCATCGCGACTGGCTCTCCGCCCTTCCCCATGTGGTCAAGATCAACTCGAGCTTCGCGCTGCGCGAGATCATCGACCGGCCCAATGTCGGGCTGAATTAA
- a CDS encoding siderophore-interacting protein, translating to MARPEPRTLHVTGKTQVTPNMLRVTLGGPGLAGFPDQQTSAYIKLRVPDADSGREVVRTYTVRNHRADEIDVDFALHEICGPATFWAMNTQIGDSIEIGGPGPRKLVHAEADWFLLVGDMTALPAISGNIEMLPDTAIGTAVIEVMDEADIQDIARPRHFDIQWVVNPHPGQDSHLLVDRVRNVDWSAGTPSVWAACEFSTMRQLRDYFRGERGLESGNLYISSYWKRGSNEDNHKIAKREDAMA from the coding sequence ATGGCACGTCCCGAACCCCGCACGCTGCATGTCACCGGCAAGACCCAGGTGACGCCCAACATGCTGCGTGTCACCCTTGGCGGTCCCGGACTGGCCGGTTTTCCCGATCAGCAGACCAGCGCCTATATCAAGCTGCGTGTGCCCGATGCCGACAGCGGCCGCGAGGTCGTGCGCACCTACACCGTGCGCAACCACCGCGCTGACGAGATCGACGTGGATTTCGCCCTGCATGAAATCTGCGGTCCGGCCACATTCTGGGCGATGAACACGCAGATCGGCGACAGCATCGAGATCGGGGGACCCGGACCGCGCAAGCTGGTCCATGCCGAAGCCGACTGGTTCCTGCTGGTGGGTGACATGACCGCGCTTCCCGCCATCTCCGGCAATATCGAGATGCTGCCCGACACCGCCATCGGCACCGCGGTGATCGAGGTCATGGACGAGGCCGACATCCAGGATATCGCCAGGCCCCGGCATTTCGACATTCAATGGGTGGTCAATCCGCATCCGGGCCAGGACAGTCATCTGCTGGTCGACCGCGTTCGAAACGTGGACTGGTCCGCTGGGACCCCGTCCGTCTGGGCCGCGTGCGAGTTTTCGACCATGCGGCAATTGCGTGATTATTTCCGCGGCGAACGCGGTCTGGAGTCCGGCAATCTCTATATCTCCAGTTACTGGAAACGCGGCAGCAACGAAGACAACCACAAGATCGCCAAGCGCGAGGACGCCATGGCCTGA
- a CDS encoding PRC-barrel domain-containing protein translates to MSTLTKENSSVIGSDKVAGTEVYDRSGRHIGSIEKVMIEKVGGKVSYAVLSFGGFFGIGDDHYPLPWEKLKYDEELGGYRVDVTKEQVEGAPKYDRGSDYDWTLTEQERLYAHYGQPPYWR, encoded by the coding sequence ATGTCCACACTCACCAAGGAAAATTCCTCCGTGATCGGCAGCGACAAGGTTGCAGGCACCGAGGTCTATGACCGCTCGGGCCGCCACATCGGCTCCATCGAAAAAGTGATGATCGAGAAGGTCGGCGGCAAGGTGTCCTATGCCGTGTTGAGCTTCGGCGGCTTCTTCGGCATCGGCGACGATCACTACCCGCTGCCCTGGGAAAAGCTGAAATATGACGAGGAACTCGGCGGCTACCGGGTCGATGTCACCAAGGAACAGGTTGAAGGCGCGCCGAAATATGACCGTGGTTCCGACTATGACTGGACCCTGACGGAGCAGGAACGGCTTTACGCCCATTACGGCCAGCCGCCTTATTGGCGCTGA
- a CDS encoding SDR family oxidoreductase yields MTTALQDQPGHEARMKDKPEHEPRYPGSGRLAGRVALISGGDSGIGRATAQLFAREGAQIAILYKEEQEDAENTRRLVEQEGAQAITLQGDVGDCAFCVNAVDKVVERFGRLDVVIANAAEQHAREDIADIAEQQLRQTFETNVFGQFFIIQAALPHLAAGSAIICTTSVTAYRGQDLLIDYSATKGAIVALVRALAHKLAPQGIRVNGVAPGPIWTPLIPATFPPDKVESFGRHTPLGRPGQPNEVAPCYLFLACEDSSYMSGQVLHPNGGEPVSS; encoded by the coding sequence ATGACAACCGCCCTGCAGGATCAGCCAGGCCATGAAGCCAGGATGAAGGACAAGCCCGAACATGAACCACGCTATCCCGGCTCGGGGCGACTGGCCGGGCGCGTGGCGCTTATCAGCGGTGGCGATTCGGGCATAGGGCGCGCAACAGCGCAATTGTTTGCCCGGGAAGGCGCGCAGATCGCCATCCTTTACAAGGAAGAGCAGGAAGACGCCGAGAACACCCGGCGCCTGGTCGAGCAGGAAGGCGCTCAAGCCATCACCCTTCAGGGCGACGTGGGAGACTGCGCGTTCTGCGTGAATGCGGTAGACAAGGTGGTCGAGCGTTTCGGCAGGCTGGATGTCGTCATTGCGAATGCCGCCGAGCAGCATGCCCGGGAAGACATTGCGGACATCGCAGAGCAACAGCTGCGCCAGACCTTTGAGACCAATGTGTTCGGCCAGTTCTTCATCATCCAGGCAGCCCTGCCGCATCTTGCCGCCGGGTCGGCGATCATCTGCACGACCTCGGTCACCGCCTATCGCGGCCAGGACCTGCTGATCGATTATTCGGCAACCAAGGGCGCGATTGTGGCGCTGGTCCGGGCGCTGGCGCACAAACTCGCGCCGCAGGGCATTCGCGTCAATGGCGTGGCTCCCGGGCCGATCTGGACGCCGCTCATTCCCGCCACGTTCCCGCCCGACAAGGTGGAGAGTTTCGGACGTCACACGCCGCTGGGACGGCCGGGCCAGCCCAATGAGGTGGCGCCGTGCTATCTCTTCCTGGCCTGCGAGGATTCAAGCTATATGAGCGGCCAGGTGCTGCACCCCAATGGCGGTGAGCCGGTGTCAAGCTAG
- a CDS encoding DUF3008 family protein — translation MPATSKAQQKAAGAALSAKRGETRPSELKGASRDMYESMSEEELDDLASTPREDLPDRASDD, via the coding sequence ATGCCCGCCACTTCGAAAGCCCAGCAGAAGGCCGCCGGCGCCGCCCTGTCGGCCAAACGCGGCGAAACCAGACCGTCCGAGCTCAAGGGCGCATCGCGCGACATGTATGAGAGCATGAGCGAAGAGGAACTTGACGACCTGGCGTCGACCCCGCGCGAGGATCTGCCCGACCGCGCCTCGGACGACTGA
- a CDS encoding HlyU family transcriptional regulator — translation MAGILDSIRTLFGGSSASNPPQAANDPEVYKDFLIFAEPIAEGGQWRLAGRIVKGEGEAAKEHKLVRADVFSNREEVEAATLRKARQVIDEQGESLFL, via the coding sequence ATGGCCGGAATCCTGGACAGCATTCGAACCCTTTTCGGCGGCAGTTCCGCGTCCAACCCGCCGCAGGCGGCCAATGATCCGGAGGTCTACAAGGATTTCCTGATTTTTGCCGAGCCGATCGCCGAGGGCGGGCAGTGGCGGCTTGCCGGACGCATCGTCAAGGGTGAGGGCGAGGCGGCGAAGGAGCACAAGCTGGTGCGCGCCGACGTGTTTTCCAACCGGGAGGAGGTCGAGGCGGCGACGCTGCGCAAGGCCCGGCAGGTGATCGACGAGCAGGGCGAATCGCTGTTTCTTTAA
- a CDS encoding bifunctional 2',3'-cyclic-nucleotide 2'-phosphodiesterase/3'-nucleotidase, whose product MKDQRVLNRLHPISRRALLGGMAATGTLALVHPFTARAAANQAHLRIMETTDLHVHVFPYDYYGDKPNDTMGLARTASIIDQIRAEARNSILVDNGDFLQGNPMGDYIAYQRGMKEGDMHPIISAMNVLGYDGGTLGNHEFNYGLDFLFNVIAGANFPMVCANLTRGTLAANPRDDDLFLKPYMIIDRMITDGAGAEHPVKIGLIGFLPPQIMTWDSRHLAGNAATRDIVKAAEAWVPQMREEGADIVIALSHSGIGQQDWAENLENASVPLAAVPGIDAIVTGHSHLDFPGPKFDGFAGVDNAKGTISGKPGVMGGFWGSHLGLIDLMLERDGNSWTIVGHSSEARPIYDRVDRKVVALVADKPEVLAAAQAEHDATLAYVRTAVGKTSAPLHSYFALVADDPSVQIVSQAQTWYITDMLSQTEWKDLPVLSAAAPFKAGGRGGADYYTDVPAGDIAIKNVSDLYLYPNTVQAVLITGAQVRNWLEMSAGIFNQVTPGATDVDLINGDFPSYNFDVIDGVTYQIDLTQPARYTPKGELQNPDSNRIRNLSFNGEPVDPEQRFVVATNNYRGGGGGNFPDIGPDKVIFQAPDTNRDVIVRYIVDKGTINPSADANWSFAPVEGASALFSTGAKAREFSAAVEGVSIEPAGDGADGFALFRITL is encoded by the coding sequence ATGAAAGACCAACGCGTTCTCAACAGGCTGCACCCGATCTCGCGCCGTGCGCTGCTCGGCGGCATGGCCGCAACCGGCACCCTCGCGCTGGTCCATCCCTTTACCGCCCGCGCCGCCGCCAACCAGGCGCATCTGCGGATCATGGAAACCACCGATCTGCATGTGCATGTCTTTCCCTATGATTATTACGGCGACAAGCCCAACGACACCATGGGCCTGGCCCGCACCGCCTCGATCATCGACCAGATCCGCGCCGAGGCGCGCAATTCGATCCTCGTCGACAATGGCGACTTCCTGCAGGGCAATCCGATGGGCGATTACATCGCCTATCAGCGAGGCATGAAAGAGGGTGACATGCACCCGATCATCTCCGCCATGAATGTGCTGGGCTATGACGGCGGAACGCTGGGCAATCACGAGTTCAATTATGGCCTCGACTTCCTGTTCAACGTCATCGCCGGCGCCAATTTCCCGATGGTCTGCGCCAACCTGACCAGAGGCACACTCGCCGCCAATCCGCGCGACGATGATCTGTTTTTGAAACCCTACATGATCATTGACCGGATGATCACCGATGGCGCCGGCGCCGAGCATCCGGTGAAGATCGGATTGATCGGCTTCCTGCCGCCGCAGATCATGACCTGGGATTCCCGCCACCTGGCCGGCAACGCCGCCACCCGCGACATCGTCAAGGCAGCCGAAGCCTGGGTGCCGCAGATGCGCGAGGAAGGTGCGGATATCGTCATCGCGCTGTCGCATTCGGGCATTGGCCAGCAGGACTGGGCCGAAAATCTCGAAAACGCTTCTGTGCCGCTCGCCGCCGTGCCCGGCATCGACGCCATCGTCACCGGTCACAGCCACCTCGATTTTCCGGGACCGAAATTCGACGGCTTTGCCGGCGTCGACAATGCCAAGGGCACCATATCGGGCAAACCCGGCGTGATGGGAGGCTTCTGGGGATCGCATCTGGGTCTTATCGACCTGATGCTCGAACGCGACGGCAACAGTTGGACCATTGTCGGACACTCATCCGAAGCCCGGCCGATCTATGACCGCGTCGACCGCAAGGTCGTGGCGCTGGTGGCCGACAAGCCGGAGGTGCTGGCCGCCGCCCAGGCCGAGCATGACGCGACGCTCGCCTATGTGCGCACCGCCGTCGGCAAGACATCGGCGCCGCTGCATTCCTATTTCGCCCTTGTCGCCGATGATCCCTCGGTGCAGATCGTCAGCCAGGCGCAGACCTGGTACATCACCGACATGCTGTCGCAGACCGAATGGAAGGACCTGCCGGTGCTCTCCGCCGCCGCCCCCTTCAAGGCCGGCGGCCGTGGCGGCGCCGATTACTACACCGACGTGCCCGCAGGTGACATCGCCATCAAGAATGTTTCGGATCTCTATCTCTATCCAAACACGGTCCAGGCCGTACTTATCACCGGCGCCCAGGTCCGCAACTGGCTGGAAATGTCAGCCGGCATCTTCAACCAGGTCACGCCCGGCGCAACCGATGTCGATCTGATCAATGGCGATTTCCCGTCCTACAATTTCGATGTCATCGACGGGGTCACCTACCAGATCGACCTGACCCAGCCGGCCCGTTACACGCCCAAGGGCGAGCTTCAAAACCCTGACTCCAACCGGATTCGAAATCTCAGCTTCAACGGAGAACCCGTTGATCCGGAGCAACGATTTGTGGTCGCCACCAACAATTACCGCGGTGGCGGCGGCGGCAATTTCCCCGACATCGGTCCCGACAAGGTGATCTTCCAGGCCCCCGACACCAACCGCGACGTCATTGTCCGCTACATTGTCGACAAGGGCACCATCAACCCCTCCGCCGATGCCAACTGGAGCTTCGCGCCGGTCGAAGGCGCTTCCGCACTGTTTTCCACCGGAGCGAAGGCCCGGGAGTTCTCGGCCGCCGTCGAGGGCGTTTCCATCGAGCCCGCAGGCGATGGCGCCGACGGATTTGCCCTGTTTCGCATCACGCTGTGA
- a CDS encoding PilZ domain-containing protein has translation MQGIIRRATPRSKTRIRARIACRGHKTVGSVLDLSELGACLYLSFDIPVAFGNTITIDTPEMGHLSGTVRWTRESRVGVQLEHSSNTEAKVGSYFKQIGR, from the coding sequence ATGCAAGGCATCATACGCCGCGCGACACCGCGCAGCAAAACACGGATCCGGGCAAGGATTGCCTGCCGCGGTCACAAGACCGTCGGATCGGTGCTGGATCTCTCCGAACTCGGTGCATGCCTGTACCTTTCCTTCGACATTCCGGTGGCCTTCGGCAACACCATCACCATCGACACCCCGGAAATGGGCCATTTGAGCGGCACCGTGCGCTGGACGCGCGAGTCCCGGGTCGGCGTGCAACTCGAGCACTCGTCCAACACCGAGGCCAAGGTCGGCAGCTACTTCAAGCAGATCGGCCGCTGA
- a CDS encoding PilZ domain-containing protein — MKGFKGRTLKRDKTRLPARIDCMGQKTAGAVLDLSQHGICLMLYHNIPVGPGDKITVETEEMGLLIGTARWNRPPRIGAELVLTSNNRAKVESYYRMFRDNRQPA; from the coding sequence ATGAAGGGATTCAAGGGGCGCACCCTCAAGCGCGACAAGACACGCCTGCCGGCACGCATCGACTGCATGGGCCAGAAGACCGCCGGCGCGGTGCTCGATCTCTCCCAGCACGGCATCTGCCTGATGCTCTACCACAACATTCCAGTCGGCCCCGGCGACAAGATCACCGTGGAAACCGAGGAAATGGGCCTGCTGATCGGAACCGCGCGCTGGAACCGGCCACCGCGCATCGGCGCCGAACTGGTGCTCACCTCCAACAATCGCGCCAAGGTGGAAAGCTATTACCGGATGTTCCGGGACAACCGCCAGCCGGCCTGA